The Tenrec ecaudatus isolate mTenEca1 chromosome 17, mTenEca1.hap1, whole genome shotgun sequence sequence AGGGGGTGGCCCAGGACCTGGCAGCATTTGGTTCCAGTGTGCGTTGTGGGTGGAGTTCCCGTGAGGTCGGACTGGTTCAcagcagccaacaacaacaaccataagTACAAGCAGGTCAACTAGATGGATTTGATCTCATCCAGCCTATCCAAATGGTTCAGTCTACACAGTGCATCCAGTGTGGCAGGCGCTCCTTACGGTGGGGCCATTTCCTAGAACACAGTGATGCTGCCTACAACCTCTTTTacttcaaaaaatttttttaaaactcaaatcTTGGTTTAAATGGTCACACAGCTTTGTTTTAGAGGCCAGAGCGGAGCGGCCACCATTGAACCTGGTGGCTTTGGGACTCCATCTCAGTCCTTAAACAGTTACTGAACATTCAGTCTGTTCCCTCCAGTCCAAAATGGAATCCAAAGTAACAGAGCCCAGGCTTGCTGTGGACGCAGGGTATTGGGGTTCTTTTCTGAGGGCTCATTCCCAGCTGGGGAAGGAACTTGAGAGGAGAGCCCTTGTGGCTCTTACAGAGCATCGCTTTCACGCATTGGGAAAGACAAGCCCCTTGAGGTGACCGTTCTGGGGTCAGATCGTTGGGAACCCAAGATTACTCCCTAGCGAAGCATTCCATCAAGCACTTGGCTCTTCTGTTACGGTCTGAAATCTGTCCTTGACTTTTGATTTCTCACTGAAAGGTCctttgcctttctctctctccatttgcacgcccctccccccccaccacccggCCAGCTTTGGGAAATGATTGGCCTACAGTGCCATGAGGTTTTAAGCCTAGTTTTCGTTCTGACCTGCTGTGTAGGAGGGGAGCTTGCAGGTAACACACGTCTGTTCTGTGCCCCTGGAAGGATATGTGcgcccccccagccccccgcAGTCAGACCCCTCCCGAGTCCCTGCCTGGCTGTCCTGGCCTCGCTCAGCTTTGTGCCTTCAGGGAATGTCACAGAAGTGGAGGCACACAGTTGATGGTTCCGAACCAGCTGGGGCATGTGCCTTCGCTCAAAGCCAGGTGTTCTTTCTGGCAGCAATTAGTGGTTCGTCTTGCCGCCCCGTGAGTGTGCAGTCGATTGACTTTACCACGGCTGGTTCGTCTGGGTGTCAGGTGCTTCTCGTTGTGGGGTGATCCTGGGTAATGCGCTCGCGTCGCTTTCATTTGCCCCTTTTGACCGCCCCCCCCCTGTCGGCAGTGCCTCTTCCACTTCCCAGTCCCCCTACTCCCAGTCCCCCTACACGGGCCAGTGCCTGCATCTCTCCACCTCGCCTCCCTCACTTGCAAATCTGGTGACGCCTGAGATTATTGCCGGTTGGGAGCagcattgttttttaaaaaggtgtagACTGAAGTGCTACATCAGGGGAATTAGGGGGCCCTCCAGCCACCACAGTGGACACTGGGTTGGCAGGTGTGCCTGTGTGCACTGGATGACACCATGAAGCGCAGTTGGTGATACGAATTGCGATCAGAGACTTGGCAAAGTGCTGATTCGTGTGTgcccaaggaggcctggtggagtagtggttatgtgtcaggctgctacccaggttagaggttcaaacccccagcccagaggctttctcctcctgtagagatacagccttggaaaccgccaggggcagttcgactcggtTCTGCAGGGtcattgagtcagaatcgactggatggcaggggaGTTTTGATTTTACAGGTAAGGCATGACTGTGAGACTCGTCATTTACTCCTGTGCCTTCAGGGGTCTAAAACAGCCACAAGGCCCCGCTAACGGTCACGGGTTTCTCTGTGAACCGTGCTTCAGAATCACATACTCCTTGAACCCATCCTCCGTAGTGCGTCCACAGATGGAGAGGCTGAGACACCAGCTGTGCAATTTGCCTGTGGCCCCAACGCTAGGGGAGGTTCGGGGCCACCATTTGAACCTGTCCAAATCTCTGCTCTAAACCCTTCCAGGAGAGACGGGCAAAGAGGCAAACGAAATGAATTCCAGTGCAAACGCGTACCACACGACTAACGTGATGCTTTCCCTCTTGTGTCCTAGATATGAGACATGAGTGTTGGACGTCGAAGAATAAAGTTGCTGGGTATCCTGATGATGGTAAATGTCTTCATTTATTTGATTGTGGAAGTCTCCAAAAGCAGTAGCCAAGAGAAGAATGGAAAGGGCGAAGTCATAATACCCAAAGAAAAGTTCTGGAAGACTTCCAGCCCGCCCTCGGCATACTGGAACCGAGAACAGGAGAAGCTCAACAGGCAATACAACCCCATCCTGAGCATGTTGCCCAACCAGACGGGGGAAGCGCACGGGTCTTCCAACACGAGCCACCTGCACTATTGCGAGCCTGACCTGAGGGTCGCTTCGGTGGTCCCAGGTTTCAGCAATTTGCCAGACAGATTTAAGGACTTCCTGCTCTATCTGAGATGTCGGAATTACTCGCTGCTTATCGATCAGCCCACTAAGTGTGCAAAGAAACCCTTCTTGCTGCTGGCAATTAAATCCCTCACCCCGCACTTCGCTAGAAGGCAAGCCATTCGGGAGTCTTGGGGCCGCGAAACCAGTGTTGGGAACCAAACAGTGGTGCGCGTCTTCTTGCTGGGCCAGACGCCCCCCGAGGACAACCACCCCGACCTTTCAGACATGCTGAAGTTTGAGAGCGAGAGGCACCAAGACATTCTTCTGTGGAACTACAGGGACACGTTCTTCAACTTGTCTCTCAAGGAAGTCCTGTTCCTCCGGTGGGTGAGCACCTCCTGCCCCAACGCCGAGTTTGTCTTTAAGGGTGACGACGACGTCTTCGTGAACACCCATCACATCCTGAATTACTTGAATAGCTTATCCAAGAACAAAGCCAAAGACTTGTTTATAGGCGATGTGATCCACAATGCTGGTCCCCATCGGGATAAGAAACTAAAGTACTACATCCCAGAAGTGGTTTACTCTGGCGTCTACCCACCctatgcggggggcggggggttccTCTACTCGGGCCACCTGGCCCTGAGGCTGTACACGATCACCGACCAGGTCCACCTCTACCCGATCGATGACGTTTATACCGGGATGTGCCTGCAGAAACTGGGCCTCGTTCCGGAGAAGCACAAAGGCTTCAGGACATTCGACAtagaggagaaaaataagaataatatcTGTTCCTATGTAGACCTGATGTTAGTACACAGTAGAAAACCCCAGGAGATGATCGATATCTGGTCTCAGTTACAAAATGCTCATTTGAAATGCTAAAATAGAGAGTAACTCAGTTTTGCATAGGAAGACCTATCTCAACTAGTAGTTCCCATGTGGTGGTCTCACTGTAGAGTGATTTCTAAGCTAAGCCATCAGAATTGCCTTTAGGTCTCCATCTGAAGGCCTGGAACATGGCCTGCCACTCGGTACTGTTCCGGAGAGGGGAAGCAGAAGAGACGGTCTCACGGAGGTTCCGGTCCTTCCTCCTGCTTGATGGCCATT is a genomic window containing:
- the B3GNT2 gene encoding N-acetyllactosaminide beta-1,3-N-acetylglucosaminyltransferase 2, with protein sequence MSVGRRRIKLLGILMMVNVFIYLIVEVSKSSSQEKNGKGEVIIPKEKFWKTSSPPSAYWNREQEKLNRQYNPILSMLPNQTGEAHGSSNTSHLHYCEPDLRVASVVPGFSNLPDRFKDFLLYLRCRNYSLLIDQPTKCAKKPFLLLAIKSLTPHFARRQAIRESWGRETSVGNQTVVRVFLLGQTPPEDNHPDLSDMLKFESERHQDILLWNYRDTFFNLSLKEVLFLRWVSTSCPNAEFVFKGDDDVFVNTHHILNYLNSLSKNKAKDLFIGDVIHNAGPHRDKKLKYYIPEVVYSGVYPPYAGGGGFLYSGHLALRLYTITDQVHLYPIDDVYTGMCLQKLGLVPEKHKGFRTFDIEEKNKNNICSYVDLMLVHSRKPQEMIDIWSQLQNAHLKC